GCAGCACCGCAACGCGTAGCCCTGCGGTGCGCCGCCCCGCAGGTGTTCGCGATACGGGTTGACCAAGCGCGCACGACGCTGAGGCAGATGGCTCAGTCGGTCCGGTTCGCGAACACGCGCGTACCGTCGCACGGCGTTGAGCAAGAGCCCCTAGCCGCCTTACCGAGGTCCAGCAAACCCACAAACTGATCCAGAAGATTGACGGTATGGCCAACTTTTGAAAGTGGCCTGCTCGCGGATCGCGCGTCTGCTGTTTGGCCCGAAGTCGGCCTGGCAGGAGGTGTGGCCGGGTCTTTTCCGCTACCTGGGTCGGGTCTTTCCACTGGTGCCACCGAACCGCGACCTGCTGTGCCGCCGGCAGGCGGCACACCCTTGGACGGCTTCGGCGGAGGTCATGGACCCGTCACGCGCGATCGAGAGGCTACGACGACGCTTACGCGGGCTTGCCAGCCGCCAGTCGAGGGGTTCCGAAGGGACAATAATTCCGCGACGTCCTGTCGACGTTCTGTAGGTTTCCGGAGACTCGGTGATCGACTGCTATCAGCGGCCCTAATCCACTGGTTCATGCCGTGTCGAACTCTGCTGACCTGCGGTTCAGCCCATTTACGGCGTCCGTCAACCAACCATCTGGACGACCTGCGGATCGCCTACCAACACATCGATCGCATCCTTCGATGCTACTGATGACCGGTTGGTTTTGTCCGGCGAAGCGGCGCGACCTGCGGGTTCGTGGTTGTTGGTCAGTGTTGCTGGTTGCTGTTTGTTGCTGTTTGTGGACCTGTGACGTCCTGATACAGCCGTCGTTTGCCCACGTGCGGTGCTATTTTCGAGACGTTTCGCGCCGACAGCTGAACCGCCCGTCAGGGTCGATTCGCCGTCTTTGCCCGCCTTGGCTGGCGTCAACGTTGCGCTACGAACATATGCGCATCTAAACATTGGTTGTCGGCTGTGTTGTGCACGTCGTCGACGTGAGGCGGCGGGATCGGGTGGGTCTGCGCCGTGGGCGGCTATATGAGAGATCTCCGACGCCCCGAATCCGCCTCACACGCCGAAGGCGCGCCCCCCGGCCACACCGGACAGCTGTATGGGGCATGCGCACAATGCCGGGGTTGGCGCGGATGGTAGGGCAGGTCTCGCGCGCCAGGTCATGGCGCGAGCGGCGTCTACATCGCGGCGGTTGGGCCGTGGGGTGGGGGTGCGTGTCGGGCGGCGGCATCAAGGTGATCGCGGAGGGTCGATATCACCGTGTCTCGGGACGAATTTTCGAGGTTCGCGACGCGGGCGGTGAGTACATTGATCAGAACAATCGCAGGCGTGAGAATCGGTGAAACATCAACTCCGACAATGACATCCGGGGGCTTTGTCACAATTACCGGTTCCAGATCATGGAGGCCGGCAAGTACGTGATCGAGCGCCTGCCCTGGATTGTCGGGGTCATCGAGTGCTGTTGCCGTTTCCAGGAGGAGGTTGCCGACGCGGCTTGCGTGTTCGGTGAGACCGACTTGGGCGGGGGCCCCGGTAGCGAGTCGGTCGTCGTCCGCGAGCACGCGGTCGGCTCGGATCTGAAGCGCTCCAGCGTGGCCAGACCGGGTGGTTATCGAGACGTTTATCCCCATTGGCCTACCCGCCTCGTCCCACGGGGGTACGTCGTCATCGTCGGACTGCGGGTCGGCAGCGACGTCTTGAACTGCGGACCGGTCGACGATGCCGCCGACGAGTGGCATCCAGATACCCGATACGTCGTGCGGTGCAGTCCCGTGCAGCACGACGGTCCATTTGCCCGCCGTGACAGTTATTTGACCGAAGATGTCGTAGTCATCGGATACTTCTGACATATCGACGGAGGCCAGGGGCGCGATAGCCCGAATGGCGTCGGCGAGACCATTGGGACTGAGTGTGTCGACGATGTCGACCGCGAACGCTCCGCCCTGGTCGGGGTTGGTCCAGTCGATGTCCCGGTCGAGGCGAATCCACCTGTCCGCGAGCTGACTGATCTGACGGGGCGCTCGTCGCGCCCACCAGTCGACGTCGCCGCGCACAGCGCTGATGGTCGGCGACGCGAGAAATTCGGCTTGGTCCCAGCCATAGTTGTCTTTGATCGTGCCGGTCGCGTACCCATTCGCGGTGAGGACGAAGTCGCCGGTGACAGTGCCGAATGTGGTGGAGTAAGCCGCCGAGACCCCGACGATCCCGCTCTCCGTGAGCCGGTCCGCAGCAGTGAGGAGTGCTTCTGATGGAGAGTTGACGATGGCTTGCCACTCCGGAACAGCCTTGGACACGCAGTCTCCTCATCGATCTTCGTTGCGCACCGCCTCAGCGTAGGACGGTTACTCAGGTACGTGTTCCATGTGATGGGGAGGGATGGCTTACCGACGATGCTCGGCCGCGGACACGAGTGCCTGGTGCATTGTCCACCAACGTTTGCCGGTTCGAAGGGGGCTGCTGCACGATGAGGTGACAGTGTGACCTATCCGTGCAGCAGCCCCAGGAGCCGGTCGATGTGTCGAACAAGTAGCTGTGTGCCATTTGCCGGCGGGGGCGCGAATGAGGGCTCGGGTCAGATCAGTCGTGGCTGAGTCGGCACAGAGTCTTTCCCGTCGTCCGGCCCGCGAGGAGTGCGCGCAGTGCGGTTGCCGATCGCTCGAGTCCGTCGAACACTGTCTCCCGGTGCACCAGCCGACCGGCGGTGATATGCCCGCCGATTTCGGCGCGCATCGCCGGCTCGAGGTGCAGAAAGGATCCGGCGCGAAAGCCTTGCATCCGCAGCTGTTTCGAAACCATTGCGAACAGATCGACCGGGCCCGCGCCAGACCAGCCGTCGTACTGGGAAACCGCCCCGCACAACGCGATTCGCCCGGCGGTGCGCATGTTGCGCAGGGCGGCGGACAGATGGTCACCGCCCACGTTGTCGAAGTAGGCGTCGATGCCCGCGGGGGCGAGCTCCGCGAGAGCCTCGGCGGGAGGGTCGGTGCGGTAGTCGAATGCCAGGATGCCGAACTCGCGGCGCAGCCGGTCCACTTTGTCGGCACTGCCCGCCGAGCCGATGACGGTGGCGCCCCGGAGGCGCGCGAGCTGCGCGGCGACGCCGCCGACGCCGCCCGCGGCCGCCGATACCCAGATGGTGTCGATGTCGCGTAGCTGTAGCACCGCTACCAGGCCCGCGTAGGCGGTGAGTCCCGTGCTGCCGAGCGGGCCGAGGAACCACTGCTCGGGCAGGCCGCCAGTATCGAGATGGGTGAGGCCGCCGTAGCCGCCGATGGTGCCGGTGTCGCCGCCGACCACCGCGAAGTCGCGGTATCCGTGAATGTGCGAGACGAGGTCTCCCACAGCGAGTTCGGGGTGCCGTGAGTCGACCACTTCGCCCAGGGCCAGGCCGGGGAGCGGATCGCCGGGCTGCAGCGGCGGGAGGTAGCCGAGCGGTGTCGTCGCGTCGAGCCGGATGCGCACGGACGGGTCGATCGATAGCCATGTGTTCCGCACCAGAGCTTCCCCGGGACCGAGGGGGTCCAGGGGGAATGCTCGCAGTTCCAGGTCCTTCTCGCGGACCTGGCCCGACGGGCGTCGAGCAAGGCAGAGTTTTCTGTT
The genomic region above belongs to Nocardia spumae and contains:
- a CDS encoding MDR family NADP-dependent oxidoreductase yields the protein MNRKLCLARRPSGQVREKDLELRAFPLDPLGPGEALVRNTWLSIDPSVRIRLDATTPLGYLPPLQPGDPLPGLALGEVVDSRHPELAVGDLVSHIHGYRDFAVVGGDTGTIGGYGGLTHLDTGGLPEQWFLGPLGSTGLTAYAGLVAVLQLRDIDTIWVSAAAGGVGGVAAQLARLRGATVIGSAGSADKVDRLRREFGILAFDYRTDPPAEALAELAPAGIDAYFDNVGGDHLSAALRNMRTAGRIALCGAVSQYDGWSGAGPVDLFAMVSKQLRMQGFRAGSFLHLEPAMRAEIGGHITAGRLVHRETVFDGLERSATALRALLAGRTTGKTLCRLSHD